DNA from Aliarcobacter skirrowii CCUG 10374:
AATCTTATTTAAAATTTAGAAATATTATAAGTTTGTTTTATATTAAACTATAATAATTCACTAAAAAAGGTTGCAAAATGAGTGAAAAAAATGAAAATTTAAAACAGATGCCTTATAGAAAAAAAAGATATATTGCTTATATTATTGCTTCTATTGTATCTTTGTCTTTACCATTTATTCAAATAAATGGAAATCAAATCTTCCTACTATCTTTTGATAAAAAACAACTTCATCTTTTAGGAACAGCTTTTGATATGCAAGAGTTATATTTAATGCCATTTTTATTAATGTTGTTATTTATAGGAATTTTTGCTGTTACAGCAATTGGAGGAAGAGCTTGGTGTGGTTGGGCATGTCCTCAAACAATTTTTAGAGTAATTTATAGAGATTTAATTGAATCAACACTTTTAAAACTTAGAAGAATAAAAAACAAACAAAAAGATATTGATTTAAGTAAAAATTCAAACAGAGTTAAAAAAGCTGTTGGTGTAGTTTTATGGTCTATCTTAGCTTTAGTTGCTGCTTCAAACTTTATGTGGTATTTTGTTCCTCCACAAGACTTTTTTGCTTATATTCAAAATCCATTAGAGCATATGTTTTTAATAGGATTTGTTTTGGCAATTGCAGGATTTTTAATCTATGATGTAATCATTTTAAAAGAGGATTTTTGTGTATATATATGTCCATACTCAAGAGTTCAATCTGTTTTATATGATAATAATACTCTTCATGCAATCTACTCAAATCAAAGAGGTGGAGCTATTTATAATGATAAAAAAGAGAAAACAATATTTAATATAAAAGATTTTAAAGATCCAAATAGTGAGTGTACAGCTTGTGAAGCTTGTGTAACTGTTTGTCCAACTCATATTGATATTAGAAAAGGTTTACAACTTGAGTGTATAAACTGTTTAGAGTGTGTTGATGCATGTACTACTGTTATGGGGAAACTTGGAAAACCATCTTTAGTTCAATGGTCAAGCACAAATACTATTGTTGAAAATAAACCAACAAAAGTGTTTAGAAAAACAACAATTATGTATATGGTAGCTTTAACTTTAGTTTTAGTTTTATTGTTTGCTATGAGTAGAGAGAAAGAGTATATGCTTTTAAATGTAAATAAAGATACTGAACTTTATAAAATTAAAGAAGATAATATAGTAGCAAATAACTATACGCTATTGTTTCAAAATACAGAATCTG
Protein-coding regions in this window:
- the ccoG gene encoding cytochrome c oxidase accessory protein CcoG, with the protein product MSEKNENLKQMPYRKKRYIAYIIASIVSLSLPFIQINGNQIFLLSFDKKQLHLLGTAFDMQELYLMPFLLMLLFIGIFAVTAIGGRAWCGWACPQTIFRVIYRDLIESTLLKLRRIKNKQKDIDLSKNSNRVKKAVGVVLWSILALVAASNFMWYFVPPQDFFAYIQNPLEHMFLIGFVLAIAGFLIYDVIILKEDFCVYICPYSRVQSVLYDNNTLHAIYSNQRGGAIYNDKKEKTIFNIKDFKDPNSECTACEACVTVCPTHIDIRKGLQLECINCLECVDACTTVMGKLGKPSLVQWSSTNTIVENKPTKVFRKTTIMYMVALTLVLVLLFAMSREKEYMLLNVNKDTELYKIKEDNIVANNYTLLFQNTESVPLTYNIEIVDNPGIEIKRFTPFTLSPKKMAKKVLILETDKLLVDDKTKDTPISITIKAYAQENPEKVVVFRKATFFFPRSDKLK